Proteins from one Mesotoga infera genomic window:
- a CDS encoding ABC transporter ATP-binding protein yields MEAIYASELVKKFGELRALDGLSIEIEKGDLFYLLGPNGAGKSTFIRIVSGLMKPTSGLVRVAGMDLTASLSKVRQKVSLVSEKAILYDNLSPVENLLFFASMSGIGRKAALRKIFELLERVDMLDWKDKPVRVFSTGMRQRINFVRALINEPEIIFMDEPTLGLDPRTTITIRGMVGEINRSGTTVVLTTHMMREAEGMAKHIGIMHKGRLLASGDLESLRRIIGGDLVRFKLSGESVGDLTDIEGYISDRKLDGYRLLEVKPSTSIEKVVFSLSSRGARLFDIEHVRPTLEEVFIELTGEEGFSDRPKNQRSAATNT; encoded by the coding sequence TTGGAGGCAATATACGCCAGCGAACTTGTAAAGAAATTTGGAGAGCTACGGGCACTGGACGGCCTCTCGATAGAGATAGAAAAGGGGGACCTTTTCTATCTTCTCGGCCCGAACGGAGCGGGTAAATCGACTTTCATAAGGATCGTATCGGGATTGATGAAACCCACTTCAGGCCTTGTAAGAGTCGCAGGTATGGATTTGACAGCTTCACTTTCAAAGGTGCGTCAAAAGGTCTCTCTTGTAAGCGAAAAGGCGATACTCTACGACAACCTCTCACCCGTGGAGAATCTGCTCTTCTTCGCATCTATGAGCGGAATAGGGAGGAAGGCGGCTCTGAGAAAAATCTTTGAGCTTCTGGAAAGGGTTGATATGCTCGACTGGAAAGACAAACCGGTGAGAGTCTTCTCAACAGGTATGCGCCAGAGGATCAATTTTGTGAGGGCTCTGATAAACGAACCTGAGATAATTTTTATGGATGAGCCGACTCTCGGCCTCGATCCCCGTACTACAATCACCATAAGGGGGATGGTTGGGGAAATCAACCGCTCGGGAACGACCGTCGTTCTTACCACCCATATGATGAGAGAGGCCGAGGGGATGGCCAAGCACATAGGCATAATGCACAAGGGAAGGTTGCTCGCCTCGGGTGATCTCGAAAGTCTGAGAAGGATTATCGGGGGCGATTTAGTGCGTTTCAAGCTCTCCGGAGAGAGTGTCGGCGATCTCACCGATATCGAAGGCTATATAAGTGACAGAAAGCTCGACGGGTACCGATTGCTGGAGGTAAAACCTTCGACCAGTATAGAAAAGGTCGTCTTTTCTCTGTCTAGCAGGGGTGCCAGGCTGTTCGATATCGAGCATGTGAGACCGACTCTGGAAGAGGTCTTCATCGAGCTGACCGGTGAGGAAGGATTTTCAGACAGACCGAAGAACCAACGATCCGCCGCAACGAATACCTAG
- a CDS encoding transcriptional coactivator p15/PC4 family protein, with protein MTDIKRNDTEIIRVSKREFKGHEFLDLRIYYEGDDGQYKPTKKGITLNPKLVGELIEALNKEKDSEPERE; from the coding sequence ATGACCGATATCAAGCGAAACGATACTGAGATAATAAGGGTTTCCAAGAGAGAGTTCAAAGGCCACGAATTTCTGGATCTTAGGATCTACTACGAGGGCGACGACGGGCAGTACAAACCCACCAAGAAGGGCATAACGCTCAATCCAAAACTCGTCGGTGAACTCATAGAGGCCCTGAACAAAGAGAAGGATTCCGAACCGGAAAGAGAGTGA
- the rplU gene encoding 50S ribosomal protein L21 — protein MYAIIEASGRQYRVQEGMTLFTERQNGLGNGDEIVFDKVLLVRDGEGTKVGKPYVDGAKVVGKVVSHGRGKKVLVVKFGPRKNFDRVNGHRQWFTEVTIEKIELGVK, from the coding sequence GTGTATGCCATCATTGAGGCCTCGGGAAGACAGTACAGAGTCCAGGAAGGTATGACTCTCTTCACCGAAAGGCAGAATGGTCTAGGTAATGGAGACGAGATCGTCTTCGACAAGGTTTTACTTGTCCGCGACGGGGAAGGAACGAAAGTTGGCAAGCCTTACGTGGACGGCGCAAAGGTTGTAGGCAAAGTTGTTTCACACGGTAGAGGCAAAAAAGTACTGGTTGTGAAATTCGGGCCGCGTAAGAACTTCGACAGAGTCAACGGCCACAGGCAGTGGTTCACAGAGGTTACGATCGAGAAGATCGAACTGGGGGTGAAGTGA
- the rpmA gene encoding 50S ribosomal protein L27, giving the protein MARKSAGRSNGRDSNPKYLGIKRGEASLVKAGTIIVRQRGTKIHAGNNVGLGRDHTLFALVDGKVHFELRNNRKYASVYSE; this is encoded by the coding sequence ATGGCCCGAAAGAGCGCGGGAAGATCCAACGGTAGAGACAGTAACCCGAAGTACCTCGGTATTAAGAGAGGCGAGGCTTCTCTCGTAAAAGCTGGAACGATAATAGTCAGACAGAGGGGTACTAAGATCCATGCCGGAAACAATGTAGGACTTGGAAGAGATCACACTCTCTTCGCTCTAGTCGATGGAAAGGTTCATTTCGAGCTCAGAAACAACCGTAAGTACGCCAGTGTCTACAGCGAGTGA
- a CDS encoding helix-turn-helix domain-containing protein encodes MYEWHENVQQIIEFIERNLDNSPSLSEVSESLFYSPFYCTKKFHALTGMRLRDYIRLRKICKAALELRDTKKSIAEIALDGGFSSQASFSRSFKKAYSVSPKEYRSSPRPIPLLLKRIVYDPYVLGLKRRCNLIEKELEKIKMKVEVKFEKLPAHKFIGIRNIEAKGYFHFWELQESIPGQDCQTVTGLLESIPSLRGQVGGWYFEGGKHGYLYGIEVPIDYKGEVPEGMECSIISESEYIVFYYPPYVYEENNDVVMSTVNDLAWSWNPADSGCEWNAENPIYQRSDPEKYGYAVCRPVRPLKKWK; translated from the coding sequence ATGTATGAATGGCACGAGAACGTTCAGCAGATCATAGAGTTTATAGAGCGGAATCTGGATAATAGCCCATCGCTTTCTGAAGTAAGCGAGAGCCTTTTCTATTCGCCTTTCTATTGCACCAAGAAATTCCACGCTCTCACTGGAATGAGACTGAGGGATTATATCAGGCTTCGAAAGATCTGCAAGGCTGCACTGGAGTTACGGGACACCAAAAAATCGATAGCCGAGATAGCCCTCGATGGAGGCTTCTCCTCGCAAGCATCATTCAGTAGATCGTTCAAGAAAGCTTATTCGGTTTCTCCGAAGGAGTACAGATCCTCTCCAAGACCGATCCCCCTTCTGTTGAAAAGAATTGTCTATGATCCCTATGTTCTCGGTTTAAAAAGGAGGTGCAATTTGATCGAGAAAGAACTAGAAAAGATCAAAATGAAGGTCGAGGTGAAGTTCGAAAAACTGCCCGCACACAAGTTTATCGGGATCAGAAACATTGAAGCAAAGGGATATTTCCACTTCTGGGAGCTTCAGGAAAGCATTCCCGGTCAGGATTGCCAAACAGTTACAGGTCTGCTGGAGAGCATCCCGAGTCTTCGCGGCCAGGTCGGCGGCTGGTATTTTGAAGGTGGTAAGCATGGCTACTTGTATGGGATCGAAGTGCCGATCGATTACAAAGGAGAAGTTCCAGAAGGTATGGAGTGCTCTATTATTTCAGAGAGTGAATACATTGTCTTTTACTACCCACCATATGTATATGAGGAGAACAACGACGTAGTTATGTCAACAGTGAACGATCTTGCATGGAGCTGGAATCCAGCAGATTCCGGCTGCGAATGGAACGCTGAAAATCCGATCTACCAAAGAAGCGATCCAGAAAAATATGGCTACGCCGTTTGCCGTCCCGTGAGACCTCTGAAAAAGTGGAAATAG
- a CDS encoding stage V sporulation protein S gives MEILKVATNSKPNAVAGALAGVLREKGVAEIQAIGAGAVNQAIKAIAIARGYVAPSGIDLVCIPTFSDVEIDGEVRTAVRFFVEPKK, from the coding sequence ATGGAGATTCTAAAAGTCGCAACGAACTCAAAGCCAAACGCAGTCGCTGGTGCCCTGGCTGGTGTTTTGAGAGAGAAGGGCGTCGCAGAGATTCAGGCAATAGGTGCTGGTGCGGTGAACCAGGCTATAAAGGCCATAGCAATAGCCAGGGGATATGTGGCACCAAGCGGAATCGACCTAGTGTGTATTCCTACTTTTTCAGATGTGGAAATCGACGGTGAAGTGAGAACGGCCGTAAGATTTTTCGTTGAACCTAAGAAATGA
- a CDS encoding alpha-amylase family glycosyl hydrolase: MYLERVAAHLKEKRGKIDYSVPREWLPANYTGTVKLKDRYIFVDPSEFGHSIVDGILKKKRSDVDYSKSLGRIRGESDNSWLKSAIVYGAFVRSTTAYPHFDPELFSDLQSPEYSESGTFYKMILMLPYLSGMGFDTLYFLPVTRYSDAFKKGTLGSPYSVKDFFNIDERYHDRLLGNMRVDEEFKAFVEAAHIMGMRIILDFIPRTSARDSDLIFDHPDWFYWIDATGLKEYGPPKIEGLGFAQASVENLEKIYNSSQVKKHLSLFRPSPERIAPERWINFVKANRGKKEFLEDLVAEFGVITPPGFSDWINDNQPTWDDITFLRLYRDHPVQSKKYVSGNQPPYVLFDVIKSSFFPGAEPAEDLWESIESIMPFYNENFGVDGARLDMGHALPRELELRIIEKAKSTDPSFAIIAEELVMGNDRKAADSGYDCILGNTWWMEPRVAEGRLKELVYKVLPGLRIKTLASVETPDTPRAVARENGKAFSRFATVLNFFLPNTITYINSGQEIFEIQPMNLGLDNNEEGRYVLKPNDPFYGKLAFFDHYVLHWNSDADMIDLITSLSVLRRENQSLLESEYLKLMWEEDHLSIGLFYWNGTKGLLIAGNGDFSNMKDLYVDLGYHTWRGEHRIHWKLKDSCTSSHWNVGGNFHLSLGPGEIVVATVE, encoded by the coding sequence GTGTACCTTGAGAGAGTGGCGGCTCATCTTAAGGAGAAACGAGGGAAGATAGACTACTCTGTACCCCGTGAATGGCTACCCGCAAATTACACCGGCACGGTGAAGCTAAAAGATCGCTATATATTCGTCGATCCCTCGGAGTTCGGTCATAGCATAGTGGATGGGATTTTGAAAAAGAAGCGATCAGACGTTGACTATTCAAAGTCTCTCGGAAGAATCCGGGGAGAAAGCGACAACTCCTGGCTGAAATCAGCGATAGTGTACGGTGCCTTCGTCAGATCGACGACGGCGTACCCGCATTTCGACCCGGAATTGTTCTCCGATCTCCAGTCGCCAGAATACTCTGAATCGGGGACCTTTTACAAAATGATCCTCATGCTTCCCTACCTTTCTGGGATGGGTTTCGACACGCTATACTTCCTACCTGTTACACGTTACAGCGACGCTTTCAAGAAGGGGACGCTGGGGTCGCCTTATTCGGTTAAGGACTTCTTCAACATTGACGAAAGGTACCACGATAGACTTCTTGGTAACATGAGGGTTGATGAAGAGTTCAAGGCTTTCGTTGAGGCTGCACACATTATGGGAATGAGGATAATTCTCGACTTCATTCCACGGACATCGGCCCGCGATTCCGACCTTATATTCGATCATCCTGACTGGTTCTACTGGATAGACGCAACCGGCCTGAAAGAATATGGCCCTCCAAAAATAGAAGGGCTTGGCTTTGCGCAGGCAAGCGTTGAAAATCTCGAAAAGATCTACAATTCGTCACAGGTAAAGAAGCACCTTTCGCTTTTCAGACCTTCTCCGGAAAGGATCGCTCCTGAAAGATGGATCAACTTTGTGAAGGCCAACAGAGGCAAAAAAGAATTTCTCGAAGACCTGGTGGCGGAATTCGGCGTGATAACTCCTCCGGGCTTTTCCGACTGGATAAACGACAACCAGCCGACTTGGGACGATATAACCTTCCTGAGACTCTACAGGGATCATCCCGTTCAGTCGAAGAAGTATGTCTCAGGCAACCAGCCGCCATACGTACTATTCGACGTGATTAAGTCCTCCTTCTTCCCTGGCGCTGAACCGGCCGAGGATCTCTGGGAAAGTATAGAGTCAATCATGCCCTTCTACAACGAGAATTTCGGCGTCGATGGAGCAAGGTTGGACATGGGACACGCCCTGCCGCGTGAGCTGGAGTTGAGAATCATAGAAAAGGCGAAGTCGACCGATCCCTCTTTTGCGATAATCGCCGAAGAGCTTGTTATGGGAAACGACAGGAAGGCCGCCGATTCCGGTTACGATTGCATACTCGGAAACACCTGGTGGATGGAACCTCGTGTGGCAGAAGGAAGGCTGAAGGAACTGGTCTATAAGGTTCTTCCGGGTTTGAGGATAAAAACGCTAGCGAGTGTCGAAACGCCGGACACTCCTAGAGCCGTTGCTCGCGAAAACGGCAAGGCTTTCTCTCGGTTTGCGACAGTGCTCAACTTCTTTCTACCCAATACGATTACTTATATCAACTCCGGGCAGGAAATTTTCGAGATACAGCCCATGAATCTCGGATTGGACAACAACGAGGAAGGTCGCTACGTTTTGAAACCTAACGATCCTTTCTATGGGAAACTGGCCTTCTTCGACCATTATGTGCTTCACTGGAATTCTGACGCCGATATGATCGACCTTATCACTTCATTATCGGTTCTGCGAAGAGAAAATCAGTCCCTTTTGGAAAGTGAATACCTGAAGCTCATGTGGGAAGAGGATCACCTGTCTATCGGTCTCTTCTACTGGAACGGAACAAAAGGCTTACTTATAGCGGGAAACGGCGATTTTTCTAATATGAAGGATTTATATGTCGATCTTGGCTACCATACCTGGAGGGGAGAACATAGAATCCACTGGAAGTTGAAAGACTCCTGTACCTCTTCGCATTGGAACGTTGGAGGCAATTTTCATCTGTCGCTAGGTCCCGGTGAAATCGTCGTAGCAACCGTAGAATAA
- a CDS encoding glycerophosphodiester phosphodiesterase family protein, whose product MKFRGKILLIYLFCLVGTFVAGFDIQGHRGCRGLMPENSFLAFEYALELGVDTIELDTVVTADGVVVVYHDFFLSPERVRENGQFITERVLIKDLTLSRLREYDIGSIAEPEKWPDQLQANGQVIPTLEEVIRMVEAYNTFSEKKVRLNIEIKASPIEPELTVDLRQHVESVMDLVERYGIGEFVIIQSFFWKALKIVDEIDGNVLTAALVSSTNLDKTAWTDGLKLWQFGFDIGKMLASIGVDIVAPSYTIMADGWIQSAHDAGLDIIPWTVNDTSEMERLIELGIDGMITDYPDRLIKLLR is encoded by the coding sequence TTGAAATTTCGGGGGAAGATACTGCTGATTTATCTTTTTTGTCTGGTAGGGACTTTCGTGGCTGGCTTCGATATCCAAGGCCACAGGGGCTGCCGGGGACTGATGCCGGAAAACTCTTTTCTGGCCTTTGAGTATGCTCTGGAACTGGGTGTTGATACGATAGAACTGGATACGGTCGTAACTGCCGATGGCGTGGTGGTGGTCTATCACGATTTTTTCCTAAGCCCCGAAAGGGTTCGCGAAAATGGACAATTCATAACTGAAAGAGTTCTAATCAAGGATCTGACACTTTCCCGTCTGAGAGAATACGATATCGGAAGCATAGCCGAACCCGAAAAATGGCCAGATCAACTCCAGGCAAATGGTCAAGTCATTCCCACTCTCGAAGAAGTCATTCGAATGGTGGAAGCTTATAACACGTTTTCGGAAAAGAAGGTTCGCCTGAACATTGAGATAAAAGCCTCCCCAATAGAACCGGAGTTGACGGTCGATCTGCGTCAGCATGTGGAGAGTGTAATGGATCTGGTCGAGCGGTATGGGATAGGCGAATTCGTTATTATTCAGTCCTTCTTCTGGAAAGCCTTAAAAATAGTCGATGAAATAGACGGAAATGTACTCACTGCGGCTCTAGTATCTTCGACCAACCTCGATAAGACTGCCTGGACCGATGGATTGAAACTGTGGCAATTCGGTTTTGACATTGGCAAAATGCTCGCAAGTATAGGAGTTGATATAGTAGCTCCCAGTTACACAATCATGGCAGATGGCTGGATACAAAGCGCACACGATGCAGGGCTTGATATAATTCCCTGGACGGTCAATGACACTTCCGAGATGGAGAGACTTATTGAGTTGGGCATCGATGGGATGATCACAGATTATCCCGACAGATTGATAAAGCTACTCAGGTGA
- the dnaG gene encoding DNA primase translates to MFTKEELDEIKKAINIVDFIGRYVNLQKAGSSYRGLCPFHNDNDPSFYVHPQRGFYHCFGCGEKGDLISFYQKIESISFSEAIRRLADLAGVQIKIDNGESEYDRYTSVLTRLSGLYSCELFESRNSSILEYLVNERKISESTIREFQLGYSPNNGTFGTFLASKLSVDEKTMIDMGIAYRRGGSLKDRFEGRLIVPISNESGRIVGFGGRLTSGGQGSKYINSPETRYFQKNRLLFNLSRARGVIKELDYAVIVEGYFDVMALYQAGVVNVVGLLGTALTEGHLRILGNYTKNLLFFLDSDSAGQSASLRSIDIAEKMDFSTAVAMVKGAKDPAELFALKGSQGISDALSMSIPGSIFRVEFYSRKLDLSLSQAKKHLIEYLKPYIEAFGSSGNFSAREMTLRALSEKTGFSEDELVRFTRKESRELDQLDQKTPINLRNKDILRVYLQYPILRSRAARQLELLEQRKEFRELLRGMKKGLELEELLDLVDVELGRELIELASSCIDESTALKILDSTGEYTNKRLVEEQIAEIDRRLSTLEDEEAKAALLIRRIELRRLLVKRKRGGD, encoded by the coding sequence GTGTTCACTAAAGAAGAACTCGACGAGATCAAAAAAGCCATAAATATCGTCGATTTCATTGGTCGGTACGTGAACCTGCAGAAGGCCGGAAGCTCTTACAGGGGATTGTGCCCATTTCACAACGATAACGATCCTTCATTTTACGTCCACCCCCAGAGAGGCTTCTATCACTGCTTCGGTTGCGGCGAGAAGGGTGATCTGATCTCTTTCTATCAGAAGATAGAGAGTATATCATTCTCGGAAGCGATCAGGAGGCTTGCGGACCTTGCCGGAGTACAGATCAAAATCGATAACGGCGAGTCTGAATATGACCGCTATACCTCTGTGTTGACAAGACTCTCCGGGCTATATTCGTGTGAGCTCTTCGAAAGCCGTAATTCGAGTATCCTGGAGTATCTGGTCAACGAACGCAAGATCTCCGAGAGCACGATCAGGGAGTTCCAGCTGGGTTATTCGCCCAACAATGGAACCTTTGGTACCTTTTTGGCGTCGAAACTCTCAGTAGATGAAAAGACTATGATCGATATGGGAATCGCGTACCGTAGAGGAGGATCGCTGAAGGATAGATTCGAAGGAAGGCTAATAGTGCCGATCAGCAACGAATCTGGACGTATAGTCGGTTTCGGAGGAAGGCTCACTTCTGGCGGCCAGGGATCGAAATACATAAACTCTCCGGAAACCAGATATTTTCAGAAGAACCGCTTGTTGTTCAATCTTTCCAGGGCCAGGGGTGTGATCAAGGAGCTCGATTATGCGGTGATAGTGGAAGGCTATTTCGACGTCATGGCTCTTTACCAGGCCGGAGTAGTCAACGTAGTCGGCCTTCTCGGCACCGCACTGACCGAAGGGCATCTACGCATTTTAGGGAATTACACGAAGAACCTTCTTTTCTTTCTCGATTCCGATTCGGCCGGCCAATCTGCATCTTTACGCTCGATAGACATCGCTGAAAAAATGGATTTCTCGACGGCTGTGGCAATGGTTAAGGGGGCGAAGGATCCTGCCGAGCTCTTCGCCCTGAAGGGTTCTCAGGGGATCAGTGATGCCCTTTCGATGTCGATTCCTGGGTCGATTTTCAGAGTAGAGTTTTACTCGAGGAAGCTAGATCTTTCACTTTCACAGGCGAAAAAACATCTGATCGAATATCTCAAGCCTTACATCGAGGCTTTTGGTTCGAGTGGTAATTTTTCTGCCAGAGAGATGACCTTAAGGGCACTTTCGGAGAAGACCGGTTTTTCCGAAGACGAACTGGTAAGGTTCACCAGAAAGGAATCCAGGGAGCTGGATCAACTTGACCAAAAGACGCCTATAAATCTCAGGAACAAAGATATTCTACGCGTCTACCTCCAATACCCGATCCTGCGTAGTCGTGCCGCAAGGCAACTGGAGCTCCTTGAGCAGAGGAAGGAATTCAGGGAGCTTTTGAGAGGCATGAAGAAGGGGCTGGAGCTCGAGGAACTTCTCGATCTGGTTGACGTGGAACTCGGAAGAGAGCTGATTGAGCTGGCATCCAGTTGCATAGATGAGAGTACAGCTCTCAAGATTTTAGACAGCACCGGAGAATACACAAATAAAAGATTAGTCGAAGAACAGATCGCCGAAATAGATCGGCGATTATCTACACTGGAAGACGAGGAAGCGAAAGCAGCCTTGTTGATCAGGAGGATAGAGCTACGCAGACTGCTCGTTAAAAGAAAGAGGGGTGGCGACTGA
- the rpsI gene encoding 30S ribosomal protein S9, with protein sequence MADFVDYYGTGRRKTAVARVHLRPGSGKYLINGKEYGDLKGYLSNDAWVRHALKPVVMTNTIGRFDMLIRVDGGGLAGQAGAISLGIARALVKFSPDLKGLLRQNGLLSRDSREVERKKYGLKKARRAPQFSKR encoded by the coding sequence ATGGCTGATTTTGTGGATTATTACGGAACTGGAAGAAGAAAGACTGCCGTGGCCAGAGTTCATTTAAGACCGGGCAGTGGAAAGTATCTGATAAACGGCAAGGAATACGGGGATCTCAAAGGATACCTCAGTAACGACGCCTGGGTGCGCCACGCTTTAAAGCCAGTCGTTATGACCAACACCATCGGCAGATTCGATATGCTTATCAGGGTTGACGGAGGCGGTTTGGCCGGTCAAGCCGGCGCAATAAGTCTGGGTATAGCGAGAGCCTTGGTCAAGTTCAGCCCAGATCTGAAGGGTCTTCTAAGACAGAACGGGCTTCTATCAAGGGATTCCAGAGAAGTCGAAAGAAAAAAGTATGGTTTGAAGAAAGCAAGAAGAGCTCCTCAATTCTCCAAACGTTAA
- the rplM gene encoding 50S ribosomal protein L13, with amino-acid sequence MKIQKTPLCRWAVTHSKVQTKRKGEIEKTLGYLVDHNGNKIERKWYLIDATDVPLGRLAGQVAMVLMGKNKPLYTPHIDTGDFVIVVNADKVKLTGKKLDQKIYYRHSGYPGGIKERTARQMMEKAPDRVIRLAVKRMLPKKALGDKMLKKLKVYAGPEHDHQAQKPELVVLVK; translated from the coding sequence ATGAAAATACAGAAAACACCTTTGTGCAGATGGGCAGTTACCCACTCAAAGGTGCAAACGAAGAGAAAAGGCGAGATCGAGAAGACTCTCGGTTACCTCGTTGATCATAATGGAAACAAGATAGAGAGAAAATGGTACCTAATCGATGCCACCGATGTCCCTCTAGGAAGACTCGCAGGGCAGGTAGCCATGGTCCTTATGGGAAAGAACAAACCTCTCTACACCCCCCACATCGATACCGGTGACTTTGTCATCGTAGTAAATGCCGACAAGGTTAAACTGACCGGCAAGAAGCTGGATCAAAAAATTTATTACAGACACTCCGGTTATCCGGGTGGTATCAAGGAGAGAACGGCCAGGCAGATGATGGAGAAGGCTCCCGACAGAGTCATAAGACTGGCCGTGAAGAGGATGCTTCCCAAGAAGGCTCTTGGAGACAAGATGTTGAAGAAGCTGAAGGTCTATGCGGGTCCCGAACACGACCATCAAGCGCAGAAGCCCGAGCTTGTAGTACTGGTGAAATGA
- a CDS encoding GGDEF domain-containing protein, translated as MSFDEWKSRLEQLAKEGPFAIADIDIDKFAEINSEFGRDCGDRVFEILDRTLRENLPDKLSYVRFGDEFFIYSSEYTLETLFMEMQDLKQTIANLSFECRGKIVRFTVSGSVGEFPRNASTVEKLLNLLSEGMRKAKIGGRGQVIFAPLERESKMVLKSNYYLKSQLDGLTKLTALLGRTESSLLREALDDLLRKYRL; from the coding sequence ATGAGTTTCGATGAATGGAAGAGCAGACTTGAACAGCTCGCGAAAGAAGGACCATTTGCAATCGCAGATATTGATATCGACAAGTTTGCGGAGATCAACAGTGAATTCGGCAGGGATTGCGGTGATAGGGTCTTTGAGATACTCGATAGGACTTTAAGAGAAAACCTCCCCGATAAACTTTCGTATGTGAGGTTTGGAGACGAATTCTTCATTTATAGCAGCGAGTATACTCTTGAAACTCTGTTTATGGAGATGCAGGATCTGAAGCAAACTATCGCCAATCTCTCTTTCGAATGCAGGGGTAAGATTGTCAGATTCACCGTGAGTGGCTCGGTTGGAGAATTTCCCAGGAACGCCTCAACCGTCGAGAAGCTTCTCAACCTTCTATCTGAGGGTATGAGGAAAGCTAAGATTGGAGGGAGGGGACAGGTCATCTTCGCCCCTCTTGAAAGGGAGTCGAAGATGGTACTCAAGTCGAACTACTACCTCAAATCCCAACTTGATGGACTGACGAAGTTGACCGCTCTTCTCGGTCGAACCGAGTCTTCGCTCTTGAGGGAGGCTCTCGACGATTTGTTAAGGAAGTACCGGCTTTAG
- a CDS encoding MFS transporter has translation MREKMERNVRVYKRFRFSQNMLIIGPVLVPYMIFKGLSYSEIMLLQSISAVSVVLFEVPTGSIADRVSRKFSLVISSLIMGIGLSMYIFMKGFAAFAIAEVLFGLGLTFSSGADSAILYESLSRIGRKGEYSNIEAVSMSQIFAGQAAGSVASGFLYSLSPYIPFWISVAMLFLSGIFSLMFVEPPERMKPKQSYLVHVARVFGTAFQKPRVRWAMYFAALMGVMLRATFWLYEPYFKLINLDIAFYGVVFAIFNLVSAFSSRYMVKTMGSVRPRKVLMTMGFMISGAYLLPLLFRGFFSIVLLLPGQLVRGMYTPVMRFYVNNQVEDSFRATKLSIVSLSANLSFSIFSPLIGACLDGIGTVPVYFAMGVIAAVVNLSLLQLRRVHKRKGAVIGGA, from the coding sequence ATGAGAGAGAAAATGGAACGCAACGTTCGCGTTTACAAACGTTTTCGGTTTTCACAGAATATGCTAATAATAGGACCGGTACTCGTTCCTTACATGATCTTCAAAGGACTCTCCTATTCGGAGATCATGCTTTTACAATCAATCTCGGCCGTTTCCGTCGTGCTTTTCGAAGTACCAACAGGTTCTATCGCTGACAGGGTCTCGAGAAAGTTTTCATTAGTTATCTCCTCTTTGATAATGGGGATCGGACTGTCCATGTACATATTTATGAAGGGTTTTGCAGCCTTCGCGATTGCTGAAGTCCTGTTCGGTCTCGGACTCACTTTCAGCTCGGGAGCCGATTCTGCAATACTTTACGAGAGCCTGTCAAGAATCGGCAGAAAGGGCGAGTACAGCAATATAGAGGCTGTATCAATGTCACAGATATTCGCAGGTCAGGCTGCAGGCTCCGTCGCGAGCGGTTTTCTCTATTCTCTCTCCCCATATATACCTTTTTGGATCTCTGTGGCGATGCTATTCTTATCGGGAATCTTTTCGCTCATGTTCGTCGAGCCGCCGGAAAGAATGAAACCCAAACAGTCCTACCTTGTTCACGTTGCAAGGGTTTTCGGTACGGCTTTTCAAAAGCCAAGAGTACGTTGGGCGATGTACTTCGCGGCTTTGATGGGTGTGATGCTCAGGGCAACTTTCTGGCTTTATGAGCCTTATTTCAAACTGATAAATCTCGATATAGCCTTTTATGGGGTTGTCTTCGCCATTTTCAATCTTGTGAGCGCTTTCTCTTCGAGGTACATGGTCAAAACCATGGGAAGTGTGAGACCCAGGAAAGTTCTTATGACAATGGGATTCATGATCTCCGGAGCATACCTTCTACCTCTCCTCTTCCGTGGTTTCTTTTCCATAGTCCTTCTCCTGCCCGGGCAGCTGGTAAGAGGCATGTACACACCGGTGATGAGATTCTACGTTAACAACCAAGTGGAAGACAGTTTCAGGGCTACTAAGCTTTCTATAGTGAGTTTGAGCGCCAACCTTTCCTTCTCGATCTTCTCACCCCTGATAGGCGCCTGTCTTGATGGGATCGGAACGGTTCCGGTTTACTTTGCCATGGGTGTGATAGCGGCCGTTGTCAACCTTTCCCTCTTGCAGCTTAGAAGAGTACACAAAAGGAAGGGAGCCGTCATCGGGGGTGCATAA